Below is a genomic region from Nocardioides panacis.
GCCAGAGGGCGCCGGCGCGGTCAGGGGCGTCCCGAGACGCGAAGCGCCGTACGGCAGGCGTACCAGAGCAACGCAACCAGGAGGAGGTTTCGAGCCACCAGCACCACGAGTGCTGCGGCTCCCCCCCTCACGACCCACGTGCACCAGCGCCGCGTAGAGCCACGGGTACAACCCGTGTGACAGCAGGGCGACCATGATCAGGGCTCCTGTCCAGCGGGCCAGAGCACGTCGGGTGGGTCCGACGACGGCGAGACCGGCGATCGCGGTGGGCAGCAGCCACAGCAGGTACTGGGGGCTCAGCACCTTGCTCGTGCAGAGAAAGCCAGCTGTTGCGGCCAGGCTCGCCCAGACCAGCGCGTCGATGGAGCCCGCGCGTCCGGTCCTGGCCAGCCGGGTCCACAGCACCGCGAGGAAGACCAGCAACCCCACGGTCAGGATCGTGGAGAGTCCGAGCAGCGCCGGGACACCCGGACCGGTGATCTCGTAGGACTTGGAGGGGGAGAAACGCACCTGGTACGACGCCGGGTCGAGGTGTCGGGCCAACATCACCGGGGTCGCGGCGACTGACTCGACCTGCAACCCCCGGTCCGCCTGGTACGCCAGAGGCGACCACACGCGGGAGGCGCCGGCCGCCACCAGGGTCACGAGAACTGTCGCGGCTCCTGCGCCGACAAGCACCAGCAGGGACCCCGTGCGTCGACTGGACCGTGCCAGCAGGGGTGGGACGAGTAGGACCGGCCACAGCTTGATACAGGCCGCCAGCGCGAGCAGGAGTGCGGCCAACCGCGACCGACCGGCCGCGACCAGCACGACCATTCCGACGAGCACACCGGGGATCAGGTCGAACCGCACGTAGCTCAGACCGCCCAGGGCCGGGAGCGCCACGAGCCAGGCAGCGACGGCGGTACGCCGCTGTGGCAGCGCCTGGCGTTGCAGCAGCGCCGTGAAGGCCGCGTCGACCGCGAGCAGCACGACGACGAAGAGGAATCCGTAGGACCAAGGCGCGTGCAACACCAGCGAGAGACGCCAGGGCAGGGCAACCACGGCGACGGCCGGGAGCGGGTACTCCGGCATCGTCCGCACCAGTCCGACCTCGCCCAGGTGGCGCAGGCTTGCCGAGAAGTAGCCCACGTCGCCGAGGACG
It encodes:
- a CDS encoding glycosyltransferase 87 family protein; this translates as MALVWMLTRVAALALIFGPERDVLGDVGYFSASLRHLGEVGLVRTMPEYPLPAVAVVALPWRLSLVLHAPWSYGFLFVVVLLAVDAAFTALLQRQALPQRRTAVAAWLVALPALGGLSYVRFDLIPGVLVGMVVLVAAGRSRLAALLLALAACIKLWPVLLVPPLLARSSRRTGSLLVLVGAGAATVLVTLVAAGASRVWSPLAYQADRGLQVESVAATPVMLARHLDPASYQVRFSPSKSYEITGPGVPALLGLSTILTVGLLVFLAVLWTRLARTGRAGSIDALVWASLAATAGFLCTSKVLSPQYLLWLLPTAIAGLAVVGPTRRALARWTGALIMVALLSHGLYPWLYAALVHVGREGGSRSTRGAGGSKPPPGCVALVRLPYGASRLGTPLTAPAPSGVGRGNHPDATRPRPPGGGRGLVEDRRGSAQCLRSSSPSMPCRPSNW